Genomic segment of Dehalogenimonas alkenigignens:
ACACTTTGTGTTCCTTTGCCTAGTAAAAATCGGTTTATGATACCGCCTGCAAGCGCTGACCTCAAGTAAAATCATCAAATAACTGGCCAACGGATGATGGGTCGATGGGTTGTTTCACCAGGAGTTCATGCCCGCTGATACCGACGTAATCCTCGAAAACCGGGCGTTCGTGACGGTAAATGACGCCGATAGGGATCCGGTCACCCCATTCCGAAGCCTTTTCAAATGCCGCCGCCCGGTTGCCCGGGTCATATTTCCCATCCTGGTCAACTTTATAGATGCGCTCCCGGTACCATTGAAAGGTATTCTTTTTGTTGAAACTTATACAGGGCTGCAGGATTTCAATCAGCGCGAATCCTTCATGTTTTACCGCCTGGGCTATCAGACCCGCAAGGTGATCAATATCCCCGGCAAAGCCCCGGCCAACAAACGAACAATCACAAGCCACTGCAAGTGCCAGCGGTCTCAACGCGGTCCAGGCGCCATCCGGATTGAGCTTCGTGGTGAAACCCAAATCAGTCGTTGGCGAAGCTTGCCCTTTGGTCAACCCATACACCTGATTGTTGTGAACCAGGTAGGTCAGATTGGAGTTCCGGTTCATAGCGTGGATGAAGTGATTGCCGCCCTCCCCGTACCCGTCACCGTCACCGGAAATGGCAATAACAGCTAATCCGCGGTTCGCCAGCTTGGCCGCCGTTGCGGCAGGCAGCGGGCGGCCGTGAAGCCCATTCAAAACATTGGCCCTGGTATAATGCGGAAGTTTACCGGCTTGACCTATCCCGGACACCAGCAGCACCTGGTGGGGCGGCATCTCCAAATCAACCAGCGCTTTATCCAGCGAGCGTAAAATACCAAAATTGCCGCATCCGGGACACCAGGCGCTGTTAGACGCGGAGGCATAATCATCAAGCTCGACTCTTGGTCCCGTTTTCACCCTAAGCCCCCCCTTCTAAAGCAGCAACGATTTCATTTGCAGTGAAGGGCCGTCCGTCGTACTTTCGAACATGGCCGTCAGCTGAAACACCGGTCTCGGCACGGATGAGATTTTCGAGCTGCCCGGTAAAATTCGCCTCGACGACGATGTTCTTGACCCCTCCGGCCAGAGTCCGGGCGAAAGCCCTGACAGGGAAAGGCCAGAGTTCTTTCAGGTGGGTTACTTGCGCCTTGATGCCCCGTTGTTCCAACAATCGAGCCGCCTCGGCGACCGCACCATAGGTTGACCCCCAGCAGATCAGGTTGTAAACAGGGTTCTGACGACGGATGACAGCCGGTCCGGCGATCCGGCGGGAAAGCCCGCCGTTTTTACGCATTCGTTTGTCCATCATCTTTCGGCGTGTCTTCCCGTCTTCGATAATGTGACCCTCTTCATTGTGTTCGTCGGAATCGGCTACCACCAAGGCTCTGCCCTGACCTGGAAAAGCCCGCGGCGAGATTCCGGTTCTGGTATAAGCGTAACGCCTATATTCAACCGCTTCGGCCGCCTCGGCGTCAGACAAGACCGTTCCCCGGTCGATGACCACCTTCGCCAGATCGGGTTTTTTCATTGTGTAATAAGAGTTGCCCAGATCATGGTCGGTCAGGATGATGACCGGCGTCTGAAACGCCTCGGCCAAATTAAACGCCTTGACCGCCGCCCAAAAAGCTTCTTCGGCATTGCCCGGAGCAAGTATGGCTCGGGGGAATTCGCCGTGACCGGCATGCAGGGCAAAAAGCAGGTCCCCCTGCTCGGTTCGAGTTGGCAGCCCGATAGCCGGACCCGAACGCTGCCCCAAAACAACGACCAGGGGTGTCTCAGTCATACCGGCTAATGACAGGGTTTCAGTCATCAGGCAAAAGCCGCCTCCGGAGGTTGCTGTCATCGACCTGACGCCAGCATAAGCCGCCCCGACTGCCATATTTGCCGCTGAAATCTCATCTTCAGCCTGGACAACATGGAGGCCAAATTCACGTCCCCTGTCGGCTAAAAACTCCAAAATTGAGGTAGTCGGCGTCATCGGGTACCCGGCAACGAATTTACAGCCCGCCGCCAGGACGCCGAGCGCCAGGGCTTCATGACCAGAAATTAGCATCTTTCCTGATGGCCCGCTTGGTTTGAGACGAAGCTTGAATCCTTTCGGGCGATGCTGTTGAGCAAAACCATAACCAGCTCGCCCGGCATCCACATTAGCCTGAACAACCTTTTCACCTTTGCGTCCGTATTCCCCTCGCAACACTGTTTCAAAAAGGCCGAAATCATAGTCCAATAAGCCCAAGATGCCGCCCGCGGCGACGGTATTGGTCATCAGGATATTGCCGGAGACACTGACTGCAATTTTTTCAAAAGGGATGTCAAGCATAGGCTGGGCAGAGTTCTCTGGAACACCGGTTTTCGAAATTTCACTGACAATAATACCCTGGTTGGGAACTTTTTTTTCATGGAGCTTGATGGTATCCTCGTTTAATGCCACCAGGATATCAATTGGAGCCAAGGCTGCCGCAACAGGCCGTCGGCTGACCCGTACGCGGGAAAAGGAATGTCCCCCGCGGATTCTGGACTCAAAATCCTGATCGGCAAAAATCTCGTACCCGCCGCGCAGCAGCGTTTTAGCCAACACACTGCCTACGGATTGGACGCCTTGACCGGCTTCCCCTCCAACCATGATATTCAAATCAACCACAGGTACGGCCTCCTGAAAAGATCAAGCTACGATCATTCGCGCCCAGATAACTGAAAGATCCTGTCAGCTAAAACATTCATAACTTAACGAACATGTCTTTGGTAGCTCCGCAAACCGGGCATACCCACGAGTCCGGCAAATCATCAAAAGGGGTGCCGGGCTTGACGCCGCCGTCAATATCGCCTTTCGCGGGATCGTAGATATAATTGCAGATGGTGCACCGGTATTTGGTCATTGTGTTTTCCTCCTCTTTTCAGAATAAAGCTCCGGAAAGCTTATGTCAAAACATCTGTGTACCGATAATATAAAAGACATTATTATCTTTCTTATTTATTTATATTGATTTTATCGAATTCGGAGTTCAATTGAAGAACCGAATGCGCCGTTTTTTAACATTCTTTAAAATATTCCAGGAAAATAGAATTAAAATACCAGATCGTAATACTACTGAATGCGCTTTACAATAGGTTAGATTATAGTTATACTGAAATATTAACGTAATAAAAGGAGATATTCTTAAGTGACTGAAGCCAGGGTTTTCATCGATCTCAAAGAAGGTGTTATTGAATTGGAAGGTCCGATTGCTTTTGTAGAAAAATATATTGCCAAATACGCTCCAGCCGCTGCGGCAGAAAGTGTCCCCGAAACTCCCCGCAAACGTGGGCGGCCAGCAAAAAAAGGTGCGGTACCGGTAACGAAGAAAAAGGTAAATGCCGACAAAATAATCAGCGCGATGATTGATAACGGATTCTTTTCTTCTCCCAAGGCTTTTGGAAGTATTAAAGCTGAGGCATTGAAAACAGCACCCGAACTCTCCGACGCCAAGATCAGGAAAGGCCTTAAAAACGCCGAGAACAAGCTTACCATCAGCGGTACCGGCCGTGGGACTAAATATATGTCCGTTAGTTCTGCCTAAATCAGTATCGTTGTCCATATAGAAACGCCCGGGTGCCAACCCGGGCGTTTCTATAACAACTTCACGGACTTCATTCTATTAGGATGCGCGCGTCAACAACCGTATAGCTCTTCCCCGCAGTGAATGCCCTGATGGGATTGAGATCGAGTTCCTTGATCCTGGGTAAATCCTCCGCCATGGCCGAAAGCCGCAGCAGCAGTTCCTCGACAGCCGGGACGTCGGCTGGCGGCTCGCCGCGGAAGCCCTCAAGCAGCTTGAATGCCCTGACCGAACGCACCATCTCCTGCGCGTCTTTATCGGTCAATGGTTGGATCCGGAGAGTACGGTCCTCGAATAACTCGGTATATATGCCGCCCAGGCCAAAGAGGATAAGCGGTCCGAAAGTCTCATCGCGAGTAATCCCGGCGATGAGTTCCACACCTTCGCCGGCCATTTTCTGGACGGTTACGCCTCGTACCTCGGCAGCGCGGCCGACGGCTGCCAGCCGGCCCAACATACGGTGATAGGCTGCCCTCAACTCTTCCGACGAGCCGATGTCTAAAGCCACCCCTCCGACCTCGGTTTTATGGACGATCGTCGCCGAGTCCAGTTTCAACGCTACCGGGTAGCCGATGTCCTCGGCCGCGCCGATGGCCGCATCAAGGTCTTCAGCGAACCGTAACGCCATTGACTTGATGCCGTAAGCTGTCAGTAAGGCAAACACGGATTTTGCCGGCAGCCAGCCATCTCCGGCTGATTCGACGATGCGCCTCGCTTTGCCGCGGTCGATACCTGGCAAATTAACCAACCTGCCAGCAGGTTGATTCCTTATCAGGCCATAGTCCCGCGCCCTGGCCAGGGCGTAGACTGCCGCCTCAGGGAAAGAAAAGGACGGCACGCCGGCCGCTCCAGGCGGCATAATAGTGCCTGGTACACAGCCGCGCTTACCCATGAAAGAGGCCAGGAGCGGCTTGCCGCGCCGCCGGAACTCAGGCTCCATCTCCCGGATGACCGCCGCCACGTCCTCCGGACAAGCGAAAACCGGCGGGATGAAAATAACAATGACAGCGTCGATATTGTTATCTGCAGCCAGCAGGCGCAAGGCGCCCTGATATTCCGGCGCGCCGACATCGGTGATATCGATCGGGTTGCCTAACGAGGCGCGTGCCGGTAAAAGCGCCTTAAGCCCTTGGAGTGTTTTTTCGGCAAGAGAGGGCAGTTCCAGGCCAGCTGCGGCGCAGGCATCGGCGGTTAACGCGCCTGGACCTCCGCCGTTAGTCAATACCGCTACTCTGGAGCCTCGGGGTATCGGCTGCCGGGACAGGATATCGGCGACGTCGAAAAGACGCTCCAGGTTGTCAACTCTCAGAATCCCCCCCTGGGCGAACAGCGCGTCGACGGCCACATCAACCGTGGCCAAAGCGCCGGTATGAGAGGCAGCGGCCCGGGAGCCGGCTGATGAGCGACCGGATTTCAATGCGATTATTGGTTTGTTCGGCGAGATCGACCGGGCAAGGCGGATAAAATTTTTTGGATTGCCGAAAGCTTCGAGATAGAGCATGATCGCCGACGTGCCGGGGTCATCACGCCAGTATTCAAGGAGATCGTTGGAAGAAACATCTGCCCGGTTGCCGACGCTGGCGAAGTTGGAAAGCCCGATGCCAAGATTGGACGCGTATTCCAATATTACTAAGCCCAGGGCGCCGCTGTCGGTTGCCATGGCGATTTTACCTTGAGGCGGGAAGACATGGCTGAAGGTAGCGTTCAAATTCACCGATGGGTCGGTGTTCATCACGCCCATGCAATTAGGTCCGACCAGCTTCATCCCGTAATGCCGGCAGATTAAAGTGAGTTTCTCCTGGAGTTCGATGCCTTCGACGCCGCTCTCAGCAAAACCGGCGGAAATGACGATGACCGCTTTAACACCTTTTCGCCCGCACCCTTCTACCATCGGCAACACCGTCTCGGCCGGAACGACAATCACCGCCAGATCGACCGGCTCCGGTATGTCCAAGACCGAAGAATATGTCTTGACCCCAGAAATGGCATCAGCTTTGGGGTTGACAGGAATGACCGGTCCTCGGAACGAGGAGTCCAGCAAATTGGTAAAAATTTTATGCCCGATTGAGCCCTCTCTCCGAGAGGCGCCGATGACCGCCACTGACCTCGGTTTAAAGACCCCATCTAACGGATTCGTTGGTTTACTCGCTTTAACGGGGTTTGAATCCATAGTTCAAAAATACCTTCAATACCCTATTGAAAGACAACCTTTAATGTCAAAATCTCAAAGGGGGTGAAGGAAATCGTCACTGCCCCTTCGACGATGGCTACTTCTGATTCCTTTTCTTCGAGCAGGTTTACTTTCCAAACCTGACTCGGTTGAGGGAACAACCGTCCAGGTGGCTCGGCTCCGGCATTAACCTTATTGAAGAATTGAATCGCCGCTTCGGTCGCCTGACCTCTGGTCTCATACAGTCGGAGTACTATTCCGCTACCATCCTCGGCTCTTTTACATGCTGCCAGGATGATGCTGGAAGGTGCGATATTGATGAAAGAAAATGAATCGGAGAAGAGACTGCCATCTGCTTTTTCCGGGCGGATTTGAAAGGCTTGAAGGTTGCTGTTCACTTCAAATCCTTGCAGGTAGGATTGGGCGTCCCTCCAGTCTCCTTTGTGAGGGTAAAGGGAATACTCAAAAACGTGTTGTTTGAATTCCTGCGCGTCCGGTGTCGGTACCGCCGGCCCTGTCGCCCCATCGGAGGAAAGCATCAGAATACTCCGGAGTAAGGTGAGGTATATCGCCCCGTTTTTAATCTCATGGGACGGTAGACCCTGATTGATCAAAGTTATACCGTATTCCTTGTCGGAATAGTCTACCCAGTTAAGTGCCGGATAAATCCCGGATGGTTTCTCCACCCAGTCCCCTTCGGCTGGGGCAAGAGCCTGATCCGTAGGCCGGCTGAGAGCTCCGAACTGGATTTCCGAAGTATATTCAGGGGAACGGATATCTGTCGCAAACTTGAGCCTCAATTGAATTTGCGGGTGGCGGTTATCGACCCTGGTGACACAATCGATCCGCGGAAGATCGTGGTAGACCGTGATCGTCTTGGAAACAGAAAGGTAACTGTGGCGCCATAATACAGGCCGCAGCTTTTCCTGCAGTCTGTAGGGCCAAATCAGGGAATAGTAATCGCTTTCCAGCTTGATCACGCGGCGAAGCTTGGTCTTCTGAATCTCAAAATGCTTTAGTCTGAATTTACCGAAGGTGACGCCGGCTTCACTCTCCGTACGATATTCGCCCTGGAAATTCTGCCGGTGGTAGTACAGATCGCCTGTTTCTTCTTCTATTACCAGCTCATTGCCCCTCAGCAGATGCTTGCCATCAATGAACACATCAA
This window contains:
- a CDS encoding thiamine pyrophosphate-dependent enzyme, which gives rise to MKTGPRVELDDYASASNSAWCPGCGNFGILRSLDKALVDLEMPPHQVLLVSGIGQAGKLPHYTRANVLNGLHGRPLPAATAAKLANRGLAVIAISGDGDGYGEGGNHFIHAMNRNSNLTYLVHNNQVYGLTKGQASPTTDLGFTTKLNPDGAWTALRPLALAVACDCSFVGRGFAGDIDHLAGLIAQAVKHEGFALIEILQPCISFNKKNTFQWYRERIYKVDQDGKYDPGNRAAAFEKASEWGDRIPIGVIYRHERPVFEDYVGISGHELLVKQPIDPSSVGQLFDDFT
- a CDS encoding 2-oxoacid:acceptor oxidoreductase subunit alpha: MVDLNIMVGGEAGQGVQSVGSVLAKTLLRGGYEIFADQDFESRIRGGHSFSRVRVSRRPVAAALAPIDILVALNEDTIKLHEKKVPNQGIIVSEISKTGVPENSAQPMLDIPFEKIAVSVSGNILMTNTVAAGGILGLLDYDFGLFETVLRGEYGRKGEKVVQANVDAGRAGYGFAQQHRPKGFKLRLKPSGPSGKMLISGHEALALGVLAAGCKFVAGYPMTPTTSILEFLADRGREFGLHVVQAEDEISAANMAVGAAYAGVRSMTATSGGGFCLMTETLSLAGMTETPLVVVLGQRSGPAIGLPTRTEQGDLLFALHAGHGEFPRAILAPGNAEEAFWAAVKAFNLAEAFQTPVIILTDHDLGNSYYTMKKPDLAKVVIDRGTVLSDAEAAEAVEYRRYAYTRTGISPRAFPGQGRALVVADSDEHNEEGHIIEDGKTRRKMMDKRMRKNGGLSRRIAGPAVIRRQNPVYNLICWGSTYGAVAEAARLLEQRGIKAQVTHLKELWPFPVRAFARTLAGGVKNIVVEANFTGQLENLIRAETGVSADGHVRKYDGRPFTANEIVAALEGGA
- the rd gene encoding rubredoxin — protein: MTKYRCTICNYIYDPAKGDIDGGVKPGTPFDDLPDSWVCPVCGATKDMFVKL
- a CDS encoding acetate--CoA ligase family protein gives rise to the protein MAVIGASRREGSIGHKIFTNLLDSSFRGPVIPVNPKADAISGVKTYSSVLDIPEPVDLAVIVVPAETVLPMVEGCGRKGVKAVIVISAGFAESGVEGIELQEKLTLICRHYGMKLVGPNCMGVMNTDPSVNLNATFSHVFPPQGKIAMATDSGALGLVILEYASNLGIGLSNFASVGNRADVSSNDLLEYWRDDPGTSAIMLYLEAFGNPKNFIRLARSISPNKPIIALKSGRSSAGSRAAASHTGALATVDVAVDALFAQGGILRVDNLERLFDVADILSRQPIPRGSRVAVLTNGGGPGALTADACAAAGLELPSLAEKTLQGLKALLPARASLGNPIDITDVGAPEYQGALRLLAADNNIDAVIVIFIPPVFACPEDVAAVIREMEPEFRRRGKPLLASFMGKRGCVPGTIMPPGAAGVPSFSFPEAAVYALARARDYGLIRNQPAGRLVNLPGIDRGKARRIVESAGDGWLPAKSVFALLTAYGIKSMALRFAEDLDAAIGAAEDIGYPVALKLDSATIVHKTEVGGVALDIGSSEELRAAYHRMLGRLAAVGRAAEVRGVTVQKMAGEGVELIAGITRDETFGPLILFGLGGIYTELFEDRTLRIQPLTDKDAQEMVRSVRAFKLLEGFRGEPPADVPAVEELLLRLSAMAEDLPRIKELDLNPIRAFTAGKSYTVVDARILIE